GGTCGATCTCGACCATTTCGCCCCTCCGGTGTCGCGGCCGGCGGCCGGCGGGCCGACCGTCGTGTTCATGGGCAACCTGGAGCATCCGCCCAACGACGACGCCGCGAGGTTCCTGATCCGGCGGATCGCCCCGCGAATCTGGGCCCGACGGCCCCAGACCCTGGTGGCGATCGTCGGCTGCGCCCCTTCCCCCAAACTGCGGCGGTTGGCCGGGCCGCGGATCGACATCACCGGTTTTCTGGACGACCCGCGCCCGCGGCTTTGGGACGCCGCCGTGGCGATGGCGCCGATGCGGATCGGCACGGGCATCAAAAATAAACTGCTGGAGGCGTGGGCGGCCCGGACGGCGGTGGTGGCCACGCCGCTGGCCTGCCAGGGCATTCCCGCCCGTCCGGAGGCGAACCTGCTGGTGGGATGCACCGCCGATCAACTGGCCGGCCAGGCCCTGCGGCTTCTGGATGACGCCGCCCTGCAGGGGCGGATCGCGGAAGCCGGCCGGCGGACCGTCGAGCAGGAGATGGCCTGGCCGCAAACGGTGGCCCTGCTCCGCCGGGCCGTGCTCGACGTCCGATCCGCACCGTCCATGGGCCCAGACGTTCAATGGCTGTGCCCGGAGGGTCCGCGATGAAACAGACCCTCTTTCTGTTGTTGATGATGTTCTACTTCACCTGCCGCTCGTTCGTCGAACCGTTCTGGGCGGTGTTCCTCTACTACGGCCTGTCCGTGCTTCGCCCCCAGGCGTTGTGGGAGTGGGCGTTGCCCGAAGGCATTCGATGGTCGCTCTACGCGGCGGTGCTGGCCGTGGTGGTCGCGATCCTGCATGGCCGCCCGGTCCAACGCCGGGCCACCCGTCCCCTCTTCCTGCCGATGCTCGCCGTCTTCGCGTTCTGTCTGCTGTGCAGCTACCACCACGCGTTGGACCGCACGCTGGCGTCGGCGACCGGCTGGGAATACGCCAAGCTGCTGACGATGCTGGTCGTGGGGGCGTGGGTCCTGACGGAGCGCCGCCACCTGCGGTACCTGGCGTGGATGATCTTCGCGTGCCTCGGCTACGTGGTCTACGAGATGAACTCGCTGTACTTCTTCAAGGGGATGCTCTACATCTACCATCACGGTTTCGGCGGCTACGACAACAACGGGGCGGCGCTGGCGTTGGCGATGGTGATTCCGTTCGGCTACTTCTTCTGGCTGGCCGAGCGGCGCTGGTGGCGATGGGGGTACCTGGCGGTCACGCTCCCGGCGATGCACGTGGTGATGCTCAGTCTCTCGCGGGGAGCGATGCTCAGCACGCTGGTGGTCATGGTGGGCATGCTGGCGGCGACGGCCCGTCGCCACGCGGGACGGACGCTGCTGGCGGCGATCCTGCTGACGGCGGCGATCGCCGTCCTGGCCGGCCCGGAGGTCCGCGACCGCTTCGCCACGATCGGCGACAAGCTCCAGGACCCCTCCGCCGAGTCGCGGTACCTCAGTTGGCGGGCGGGCTACCGGATCGCCAAGGCCTACCCGCTGTTCGGCGTGGGGCTTCGGAATTCGAATCTGCTGACCTGGGACTACGGGGCGGACCGCGCGGGCCGGACAATCCACAACAACTACCTCCAGATTGCCGC
The genomic region above belongs to Phycisphaerae bacterium and contains:
- a CDS encoding glycosyltransferase, which produces MKWLFVTSRFPWPLVHGRSVTLYHTIRTLARAGDRTALLCYQGEPEAVEAYRRCGVEVLEGPIGVPPTKGPSHPRLAPFVHDAELAVRVAARAGGFDTLVLMGAEGLQYAPQARPAACVVAFLVDDPMLEVGRRLTRQGHPLAWLRDAKFLVGQRIYENAFVRQIDLAAFVSRQDVQSFARRHPQTAVAFVPNGVDLDHFAPPVSRPAAGGPTVVFMGNLEHPPNDDAARFLIRRIAPRIWARRPQTLVAIVGCAPSPKLRRLAGPRIDITGFLDDPRPRLWDAAVAMAPMRIGTGIKNKLLEAWAARTAVVATPLACQGIPARPEANLLVGCTADQLAGQALRLLDDAALQGRIAEAGRRTVEQEMAWPQTVALLRRAVLDVRSAPSMGPDVQWLCPEGPR